Genomic window (Vibrio sp. NTOU-M3):
GCCATCGCTCCCATTACATTTGCATTGATAGTCGCGTTATTGATTGCACCAGGGTTGGATAACTTAGCCCTTGGTGAAGATGTTGCGCAAGGACTGGGGACGAATGTCAAACAGACGCAAGCTTTAGCCCTGCTAGTGATCGCTATTTTATGTGGCAGTGCCACAGCGCTTGCTGGTCCAATTGGCTTTGTTGGCTTGATGATCCCACACGTAGCTCGAAAGCTGGCTTCTTCAAGCCAACGCTGGTTGACGCTTTATGCAATGGTTCTTGGTCCTCTCCTTTTGATTAGCGCCGATATCATTGGCCGTGTTATTGCTGTCAATGAAGTCCGAGTCTCTATTGTGACAGCATTTGTCGGGGCTCCAGTCTTAATCTACCTCGCTCGTAAACTGAACTCCTTTGGTAAACTCTAATGCAACCATCAGGTACTTACCTACTTGGCCGCAAAAGTGGTCGTTTCAATTTTCTATTATCCAAACGGACTGTCGCTTGGTGCATTTTGCTTACGATAGCCACAACAATCATTGCCACCTTCGCTTTGTCTCAAGGAGAGCTAAGAACAAGCCTGACCGATCTTGTTGAGGTAGCGTTCGGCACCGCTGAACAATTCACTTCAATTGTGATTCTTGAATGGCGACTACCGAGGTTATTTGCATCGCTTGTTTTTGGCGCAGCGCTCGGAGTCAGTGGTGCACTTTTTCAATCACTCATCCGTAATCCATTAGGAAGCCCTGACATTATTGGCTTTAACACTGGTGCATACACAGGTGCACTAGTCGTCATCATTGTATTTGGGGGAAGCTATTTTGAGGTTGCATTTGGTGCAATCGCAGGCGGCTTAATTGCAGCAACTGCTGTATACCTGCTGGCATACAAACAAGGAATCCAAGGATTTAGATTAATCATCATTGGTATTGGCATCAGCGCCATGTTAAGCGCTTTTAATAGCTGGCTGATGCTCACAAGCAAGTTGGAGACAGCGATGACAGCCGCCATATGGGGTGCTGGTACATTGAATGGACAGGGATGGAGTAAAATTTTGCCATCGTTTGTTTTTATTGCTGTCGCTTTTGTCATATCTGCAACACTTGTCAGAAAGTTGAACATTTTAGAAATGGGTGATGACAATGCCGCAATGCTTGGCGTAAGTGGTGAACGCACTCGGCGGCTGGCGATGCTATCTGGCGTCATTTTGACAGCAGCAGTCACTGCTGCTACGGGCCCGATTTCATTCATCGCTTTAGTCGCCCCACAACTTGCTAAAAAGCTAACCAAAGATGGCTCGGTGGGACTGACGGCCTCTGCATTGATGGGAGCGATGTTACTCACTCTATCTGATTTCACCGCCGTTAATTTATTTGCACCAAACCAATTACCCGTCGGCGTGATAACCATAAGTATTGGAGGTATCTACTTGCTGTATTTACTTATTCGCCAATCAGAGAGATCATAATTTGACTAACGCAACACAACATAAAATAAACTCGCGCTATCGATTGCAGGCGGAACAAGTCACACTTGCCTACCAAGATAACGTCATATCTCAATCTTTGTCAGTTGGCATCCCAGACAATAAATTCACTGTCATCTTAGGACCAAACGGCTGCGGTAAATCAACATTGCTACGCGGATTAAGCAATCTGCTCATGCCCAAATCTGGATCTGTTTTGTTAGACGGCAAAAATCTCTGCCACTTTCCTCGTCAAGAACTGGCAAAGCAGTTGGGACTACTGCCCCAATCTGCAATTGCGCCATCTGGCTTAACTGTTCACGATCTCATATGTCGAGGACGCTTCCCTCATCAATCATTTTTGAAACGCTGGACACAAGCTGACGAACAGGCCGTACAACAAGCGATAGAGGCAACTCAGGTTGAGCCATTACTAGGCCAAAACGTTGAAGCATTATCCGGGGGACAGCGGCAACGTGTTTGGGTTGCTATGGTTCTGGCGCAAAAAACACCTTATTTGTTGTTAGATGAACCGACAACTTATTTAGACATTGCACATCAAATCGAACTATTGGATCTATTTAGAAAACTGAATCGGCAAAACAGTTCAACCATCGTTGCGGTGCTGCACGATCTCAATCATGCATGTCGTTACGCTGATCATTTAATCGTGATGAATTCAGGACAAGTCGTTGCAGAAGGAACACCCAATACGGTGATCACAGAAACACTGATCCAGCACGTATATGGGCTACGTTGTTTGGTAATGCCCGATCCTCTAACCAAGACACCAATGATCATTCCTCGAGATTCTAGAGTCGATTAGCGTTTCTGACGATATCATGCATTTCACATAAAGAATCTACACCAATAAAAAACCGGCGAAATCGCCGGTTTTATTTTTGTTATTTCAAGCTTGGGAGTCCACTAAGCAACGTGTTTAGCTGCTCCCCAACATCACCAACGTTTTCAGGCGCGATAATATCTTCGTGCGAACACTCAAAATAATGCTTGTGCAACCTGGTAATAAATGGCTTCCAATGCGCATCAATGTCATACCCCTCCGGTAAGGTACGTTGAGCCACAAATAAGTTCACTTCACCATCATAAGGTGATGATTTTGCGCTAGATAATAGCCGGACAGCATCTTCATAGTTCGAGGTAATATCTTTAAACATCGCCATACGTTGCTTGTCCAACTCATCATCTGTAATGTCATTTGCTGCTAAGAACAAATCCTTTTCTCTTTCGATCTCATCTTGCGCCTCTTCATTCATTGGCCCTTCCCAATCTTGGCCTTCAGGTGGATAGGTATCTAGCAAGCCTAAGAACGCAACTTCTTCACCTTGACGTTGCAGTTTAGATGCCAATGCCTGAGCTACTGTTCCACCAAAGGAATAGCCTAGTAAATGGTATGGTCCTTCAGGCTGTAATTGCTTCAATGCTTTCATATGAATATCACAAGCATCTTCCATATCTCGCCCCGCAGAGATGGCACCATTTGGACGTGGTGATTGCAGGCCAAACACTGGATAGTGACCATCCAGATATTTAGGTAAACCTGTATATTGCCACGCGAAACCAGAGGCGGAATTGATGCAGAAGAGCGCAGGACCAGATCCCGCTCTTATTGGCAGGACTTCACCAAAGCCAGCAAGAGTTGGATCGTTTAGCGCTTCATCGTCTAATAATAATGCCGTCAGTTTCTCGGGTGTTGGATTCACCATGATTTGACCAATGGTCACAGGAACATTAAGAATTCGACGAATATCTGCTGCTAACTTCATTGCCATTAATGAGTGACCACCTAAGGCAAAGAAATCATCTTCTGCAGACAGAGTATCCAGCCCTAACACGTCAGCAAATATGCTCACAAGTTGCGTTTCCATCCCTGGTCGTGCTGTCCGCCCAGAACCAGTGACAACGTCACTCGGAAGGGGCAATGCTTTGCGATCAAGTTTGCCGTTGGCACTTAACGGGTATTCTTCCATCAAGATAATGGCAACAGGAACCATGTGCGCTGGTAAATGCTCTGCCAGTTTGTTGCGCAGAGTTTCGCTCTCTGTTTCGACATCATCATTGAGGATCACATAACCCACAAGTTGGCGATCATCCGCACCCGCCATAGCCTTTTCATTACTCAAGGATTTTGCACAGACAAGGGCCTGCTTAACACCTGCAAGCGATTGAAGCGCCGTTTCGATTTCTCCCAGTTCAATCCGTTGACCACGAATTTTTAATTGATCATCACTTCGACCAAGGTATTCGATTTTTCCAGAGGGTAACCAACGAACAACATCCCCAGTACGGTACATACGCTCCCCACTCGAGAACGGATTCGCAATAAACCTGTCTGCTGTTAATCCACTGCGGTTCAAGTAGCCGATAGCCAATTGATCACCAGCTAGATACAACTCACCGGGGACACCCACTGGCGTTTCTCTCAGGAAGCTATCTAGCACATACACCTGCGTATTCCATACTGGTAAACCGATCGGCACACTCGTCCCTAAGCTTTCAGCTAAAGCAGAACCAAAAGCCGGGCAATACGTCACATCAACCGCCGCCTCAGTTGGACCATATAAGTTGTGTAATGGCGCCTCTATCCAGCGTGCATATTGATTAGACAGTTCTTTCGATAATGCCTCACCAGAACAGAAAACACGCTGTAAGCTTCGAGCGACACGCTCACCTTGTTCATGACTGTTTTCTATCGATGCCATAAACGCAGCAAGCATAGAAGGTACAAAGTGCATGGTTGTCACTTTGTAGTCATTGATGATCTGCATTAACCACTCTGGATCTTTATGCGATTCCGGTGGTGCCATGACCAAGCTCGCACCTTCAATCAGCGGCCAGAAGAACTCCCAGACGGAAACATCAAAACTGCACGGCGTTTTTTGCAAGACCACATCTTGCGCATTGAGTGTGTATTCATGCTGCATCCATTTCAGGCGGTTTACGATAGCCTGATGCGAAACTAACACGCCTTTCGGATTCCCTGTCGAGCCAGATGTATAGATGATGTAGGCCCCATGATAAGGCGCAAGTCCATCCTTCTCTTCAGTCAGCGTGGAAGCCACTGGCTCAGGAAGGTCATCCAAAATCAGCAACTCTCCGAATGCAGAAAAGCGCGCTTGGTGCTCAGATGCCGTGATGATCAGCTTAGGTTTCGCATCATTGACCATGTACGCCAACCTTTCATCTGGATAACCCACATCAAGCGGTAAGTAAGCGGCCCCACATTCAATAATACTATTGAACGCAAGACTTAACTTCGTGCTTCTTGGCAAAGCAACGGCAACAATATCGCCAACACTCACATTGTGCTGCCAAAGTAACTCCGCTATCGCTTTTACCTGCCCTCTCATTTCGCGATAAGTGAAACTTCGTTCTTCATCAATCAAAGCAAGTTTTTCGGGCGTTTTCTCAGCTTGTTGTGCCATCAATGAACGCAAGGTTTGCTCTGGTAACGCAACTTTGGTCTGGTTGACATGCTGCTGCAACTCAACTTCATCAGCAAGACGTAAATCTAACTGGGTCAAGCTTGCCTCTGGTGATGCGATAATCGCATCTAACACTTGTTCAAAGCGCTGCATTACTTGCTCAGCGACACCCGCTGTATCGCGGTATTCAAACAGAATATGGATCTGCTCACCGGGTAACACTAAGATCGTTAATGGGTAATGAGTGTAGCCACGGTTATGAATATCGCACAGCTGTGCTCCAGCATAGTCTTTGTTAAACCAATCTGAATGATCTGGATAGTTCTCAACCACCAGCAGCGTATCAAATAGCGTTTCGCCGCCGGCCAATTGCTGAATTTCACCCAAACCAAGCTCATCATGCTCTAGTAATTGAATCTGAATTTCTTGATGCGCTTTTAGCTGCTCAAGCAAACTTAGATCTGGTTTGAGTTTCATCCTTACCGGAATGGTATTGCTGAACAAACCAATATGTTCATCAATCCCTTCCACATGACCAAAGCGGCCTGATATCGGCGTACCAAACACTACATCTTCTCTACCCATCATGCTGCCAAGAATGCTCGACCAAACACCTTGCATTAATGAGTTCATGGTAAGGCCATAGTGGCGAAGTAGCTGATTGATCGCTCGAGTCTTGTCTTCTGGGATAAACAGTTCGAGCTCGTTGAGCTTATCTGTGACGGGGATATCTTCAAATGCAATGGCTGGATTCACGCCCTGTAACACATCCACCCATCGTTGCTGAGCGGCTTTTTTATCTCTTCCTGTAAGCTGCTCAACAACGCTGGCATAACTTGCGCTAATCGGCGTTAAGACATCAACACCACTCGCATATGCCGTTAGGAAATCTCTCAACAAAATCGGCGTCGACCAACCATCAACCACCAAGTGATGAGCTGAGATGTACAAAGTACTTTGGTTATCACCATGATAAATCACACTCGCATTTAATAGTGATTGTTCAGGGTTGCTGAGATCAAACTGGCGCGTCAGTTCACTTTTCTCAAAACGAGTCAGATACGCTTGCTGTTCGCTTTCTTCCATCGAAGTAATGCTATGACTTTCGATTGGCCACTCACCGAGCTCCTTAGGAATAAGCTGAACGGTTTTACCCAGCATATCGCTATCAAACTTAGCCTTTAATTGAGGATGACGGCTTATCACCACATTAAGAGCACACTTAACATGTTCAATATTGATCTCACCGTCAAAGGTTAATCGCGTTGTTGAATTGTAATTACTGTTCTCATCACCCAGTTGTGACTGGAATAACAATCCTTCTTGTAAAGGCAAGGCCGGAAGCACATCTGCAAGCTCTCCATATCGCTTTTCAAGGCTTGAAGCTTGTGGCAATGAAATACCGGCAACCGTCAATTCTGCTGGCACTTTTAGCTCTTCAGCCAACATTGTTCTCGAAGAAAGCCAATTAGCAATGGAATTCAGATTCTCTTCAATTTTGTCACTAAGAACGTCGATTTCACTTTGGTTAAACTGGAATTCGTTCCATGACCAGTTCAATGCAAATGCGGGCGCGGCTGCATTTTCATCGACAAAAATATTCAGTTCGAGATCGTGCTGTAATGCTTGTTCACTGTCTAACAGAACAGCAAAGGTATCAGCAAATTTTCCAGCTCGACTTTGCGGCGACCATTTCTCTGACGATTGCTCAAATCGGCCCAAGTAGTTGAAGAGTACTGACGACTTATAACGACTTGCTAGTCCTTTTAACTCGTTACGATGCGGATTATCAAGATGGAGCAAGGCCATATACCCCAACCCTTTATCCTTGATACTCCGTTTGGCTTGCTTTACCTCACGCAGCAAGTCAACCGTTGTCCCTGATTCCGGCAACGCCACAACCAAAGGATACTCTGTGGTAAACCAACCCATGGTTTGGCTTAGGTTGATAGACGAGTCAAACTCTTCCCGCCCATGAGATTCAAGATTGAATTTAATCGCCTCGTTGCCAAACACATTTGCAATGGCTGCACTTACGGATGAAAGTAAGATTTCTTCAATATCAATCGACTCTAACAGTTGACCGAACTCAAGCACACGTTCTGTGGTAGCGGCTGCCAGTTTATTTCGGCAATGCTTAACCCGACAATCCTCTTGCGTAGGTTTGAACGGCATGACAGGACGACTTTCTCGTGCTCGCCAATCCGCCATTTGCTGTGCCGCGACATCCAAATAATTGTGCAGCGCATGAGACCACGTATTGATACCCGTGACTTCATTTGGAATGACGATGTCATGACCGGAAACTTCCGCGCGAGTTAGTGATTTAAGCTGAGGCAACAACACACGCCAAGAGACACCATCAATCAACAGGTGATGGGCTAAGATCATCAGGCCACATTGCCCTTTACTATCACTTAGCATCACTAACCGTAGTAGCTGACCATTAGCCAAGCTCATTGTCTTAGCATACTGATCAAATATGGCATCAATATCGGCATGTTTTAGCTCGTCGACTGTTAGATGCTCCACCCACGATGCGACATCAAGTTGATCTATCGATTCGATATAATATTGCGATTCTTTCTTTATCAAGCGACACACCGAATTCATCGATACCAGTTTCGCCAGCGCTCGTTGTAGCGCACTCGACGTGACATCAGCTTCGATTTCGACAAAGACACTTTGAACATAGC
Coding sequences:
- the fepG gene encoding iron-enterobactin ABC transporter permease, encoding MQPSGTYLLGRKSGRFNFLLSKRTVAWCILLTIATTIIATFALSQGELRTSLTDLVEVAFGTAEQFTSIVILEWRLPRLFASLVFGAALGVSGALFQSLIRNPLGSPDIIGFNTGAYTGALVVIIVFGGSYFEVAFGAIAGGLIAATAVYLLAYKQGIQGFRLIIIGIGISAMLSAFNSWLMLTSKLETAMTAAIWGAGTLNGQGWSKILPSFVFIAVAFVISATLVRKLNILEMGDDNAAMLGVSGERTRRLAMLSGVILTAAVTAATGPISFIALVAPQLAKKLTKDGSVGLTASALMGAMLLTLSDFTAVNLFAPNQLPVGVITISIGGIYLLYLLIRQSERS
- a CDS encoding ABC transporter ATP-binding protein is translated as MTNATQHKINSRYRLQAEQVTLAYQDNVISQSLSVGIPDNKFTVILGPNGCGKSTLLRGLSNLLMPKSGSVLLDGKNLCHFPRQELAKQLGLLPQSAIAPSGLTVHDLICRGRFPHQSFLKRWTQADEQAVQQAIEATQVEPLLGQNVEALSGGQRQRVWVAMVLAQKTPYLLLDEPTTYLDIAHQIELLDLFRKLNRQNSSTIVAVLHDLNHACRYADHLIVMNSGQVVAEGTPNTVITETLIQHVYGLRCLVMPDPLTKTPMIIPRDSRVD
- a CDS encoding amino acid adenylation domain-containing protein codes for the protein MHTQQVQDNLWPLLGTQQGIWFAQQVMPNPEEFNVAHYVEIEGQVDTSIFRQAVAKGLNTADSLHCRYVEVEGVIKQQFQAGKALEEVLEVFDFSHLEQPKNAALEWMEKDLQTAIDIQGNERRYRHCLIQIGSKQTPKWLWYQRYHHIDVDGFSFNAISQNITRHYNHMTLGTSEPEGFTPMAKVVAEHGQFTESEQYDKARYFWKEAGSLLPAPPSLTTGGTDKARFGVVKQHISLRGGDWLHAQGNNVLPSELAMALVFAYLHLHSGNDDVCVGFPFMRRMGSSAMSASGAVVNVLPLAFSVDKTMSITDVARVMNKAIRQARRYQMYDAEQISRDLGKVGQPLYGPMLNFKPFEDELHVGSIKSKTHILSAGPIDDIEFSPALSNSKLEIELTANAQKYNTQSLAIHADRFANMVEQIAQNPSITLAEIAFIPQSEQQSIADWSVGNRWRDPHQDKSVLDVFERNAAQKPDETALVYKQQKWSFQSLREAIEQRAAQLRTLGIKPKHVVGVALPRSPETVVTMLAIMRCGGAYLPIDLDYPQERIETILEQAQPQTVIVEDKENLSWGELANCTTLAELTAQQISTPEQIDISKHDVAYIVFTSGSTGKPKGVMNTHGALLNLLHSHQNSIFAKAISSLATNRSTEPEKITVRASHTTSFSFDASWEQVIWMLCGHTLYLYDDEQRKDAYELVECVANDHIDAMDLPPSLFNQMLDSGLMEQVYMPTLVLIGSEAVPEKLWDRVGNYPQLLVENFYGPTEFTVDAVSAPLNADTTPVIGRPILNAKAYVLNNALQEVPVGVAGELYLAGAGLAKGYLNQPGMTADRFVANPFEHGQIMYRTGDLVKWRENGQLDFIGRTDDQVKIRGFRIELGDVESAINNIPDVDSSVVIAERFGDSHRLIAYCTLVSHAKGLISEQQLLDEMSQALPEYMVPAGLMILDAFTLNVNGKIDRKSLPNIDLTNREEVIAPVTAEEVALCRAIAELLGVADVGISDDFFNLGGDSISAMGLGTILRKVGFELRPKEIFAARRVGDMAKVMKPLNQQEHVAQEGQIKPLPMWQWFEDTFSEDTSYVQSVFVEIEADVTSSALQRALAKLVSMNSVCRLIKKESQYYIESIDQLDVASWVEHLTVDELKHADIDAIFDQYAKTMSLANGQLLRLVMLSDSKGQCGLMILAHHLLIDGVSWRVLLPQLKSLTRAEVSGHDIVIPNEVTGINTWSHALHNYLDVAAQQMADWRARESRPVMPFKPTQEDCRVKHCRNKLAAATTERVLEFGQLLESIDIEEILLSSVSAAIANVFGNEAIKFNLESHGREEFDSSINLSQTMGWFTTEYPLVVALPESGTTVDLLREVKQAKRSIKDKGLGYMALLHLDNPHRNELKGLASRYKSSVLFNYLGRFEQSSEKWSPQSRAGKFADTFAVLLDSEQALQHDLELNIFVDENAAAPAFALNWSWNEFQFNQSEIDVLSDKIEENLNSIANWLSSRTMLAEELKVPAELTVAGISLPQASSLEKRYGELADVLPALPLQEGLLFQSQLGDENSNYNSTTRLTFDGEINIEHVKCALNVVISRHPQLKAKFDSDMLGKTVQLIPKELGEWPIESHSITSMEESEQQAYLTRFEKSELTRQFDLSNPEQSLLNASVIYHGDNQSTLYISAHHLVVDGWSTPILLRDFLTAYASGVDVLTPISASYASVVEQLTGRDKKAAQQRWVDVLQGVNPAIAFEDIPVTDKLNELELFIPEDKTRAINQLLRHYGLTMNSLMQGVWSSILGSMMGREDVVFGTPISGRFGHVEGIDEHIGLFSNTIPVRMKLKPDLSLLEQLKAHQEIQIQLLEHDELGLGEIQQLAGGETLFDTLLVVENYPDHSDWFNKDYAGAQLCDIHNRGYTHYPLTILVLPGEQIHILFEYRDTAGVAEQVMQRFEQVLDAIIASPEASLTQLDLRLADEVELQQHVNQTKVALPEQTLRSLMAQQAEKTPEKLALIDEERSFTYREMRGQVKAIAELLWQHNVSVGDIVAVALPRSTKLSLAFNSIIECGAAYLPLDVGYPDERLAYMVNDAKPKLIITASEHQARFSAFGELLILDDLPEPVASTLTEEKDGLAPYHGAYIIYTSGSTGNPKGVLVSHQAIVNRLKWMQHEYTLNAQDVVLQKTPCSFDVSVWEFFWPLIEGASLVMAPPESHKDPEWLMQIINDYKVTTMHFVPSMLAAFMASIENSHEQGERVARSLQRVFCSGEALSKELSNQYARWIEAPLHNLYGPTEAAVDVTYCPAFGSALAESLGTSVPIGLPVWNTQVYVLDSFLRETPVGVPGELYLAGDQLAIGYLNRSGLTADRFIANPFSSGERMYRTGDVVRWLPSGKIEYLGRSDDQLKIRGQRIELGEIETALQSLAGVKQALVCAKSLSNEKAMAGADDRQLVGYVILNDDVETESETLRNKLAEHLPAHMVPVAIILMEEYPLSANGKLDRKALPLPSDVVTGSGRTARPGMETQLVSIFADVLGLDTLSAEDDFFALGGHSLMAMKLAADIRRILNVPVTIGQIMVNPTPEKLTALLLDDEALNDPTLAGFGEVLPIRAGSGPALFCINSASGFAWQYTGLPKYLDGHYPVFGLQSPRPNGAISAGRDMEDACDIHMKALKQLQPEGPYHLLGYSFGGTVAQALASKLQRQGEEVAFLGLLDTYPPEGQDWEGPMNEEAQDEIEREKDLFLAANDITDDELDKQRMAMFKDITSNYEDAVRLLSSAKSSPYDGEVNLFVAQRTLPEGYDIDAHWKPFITRLHKHYFECSHEDIIAPENVGDVGEQLNTLLSGLPSLK